In Haliotis asinina isolate JCU_RB_2024 chromosome 15, JCU_Hal_asi_v2, whole genome shotgun sequence, one DNA window encodes the following:
- the LOC137265569 gene encoding methyltransferase-like protein 27 — protein sequence MSNGRDDIGNLEWKSDDAIAYEQNARAFRKGITTDEAMRYYSQYYQQYEEDLRPGRYNGPRIAADAVARYYPRGRDQKKVIDIAAGTGFVAENLKAHGFTYVDALEPSANMIARAKQKGLYQKIYENMLGQDPLPITADTYDCAVVCGGFGEGHIPCCGLYELLRITKPGGVICNVMREEYLNEVEEYRECLEPLMNSLEKAGKWSLISRDVVPDYFIDLPGIVFMYNVN from the exons ATGTCGAACGGCCGAGATGACATTGGAAACTTAGAATGGAAATCTGATGATGCAATTGCGTACGAGCAGAATGCCAGGGCATTTCGAAAAGGAATCACCACGGATGAGGCCATGAGGTATTATTCACAATACTATCAACAATATGAAGAG GATCTCCGGCCAGGACGGTACAACGGTCCCAGGATTGCTGCTGATGCTGTGGCCCGCTACTATCCCCGGGGCAGGGACCAGAAGAAGGTCATTGACATTGCCGCAGGGACGGGATTCGTTGCTGAGAAT TTGAAGGCACATGGCTTCACGTACGTAGACGCCCTTGAACCGTCGGCCAACATGATTGCTCGGGCCAAGCAGAAGGGCCTGTATCAAAAGATCTACGAAAACATGTTAGGACAAGATCCTTTGCCAATAACAGCTG ATACGTACGACTGTGCAGTCGTCTGCGGTGGATTTGGGGAAGGACATATTCCATGTTGTGGATTATATGAACTCCTCCGGATTACAAAACCAG gtGGTGTGATATGCAATGTGATGAGAGAAGAATACTTAAATGAAGTGGAGGAATACAGGGAATGTCTCGAGCCACTCATGAACTCGTTAGAAAAAGCAGGAAAGTGGTCACTGATCTCACGTGACGTCGTTCCAGACTATTTTATTGACCTGCCAGGGATTGTATTCATGTACAATGTTAACTGA